One Bradyrhizobium sp. CCGB12 genomic window carries:
- a CDS encoding thermonuclease family protein: protein MLRIPVALMLTLLSTKALADQFVGQASVIDGDTLEIHGTRIRLWGVDAPESSQLCRGEDSLQYRCGAQAANGLDAFIAGRPVNCVPVSLDQYGRTVATCSVGGADLGEWLVLHGLALDWPQYSKGRYGGVQRNAERAGRGIWKGSYVEPWLYRACVRANGKPAACSDDANSHP, encoded by the coding sequence ATGCTTCGAATCCCTGTGGCCCTGATGCTCACACTTCTGTCGACCAAGGCGTTGGCCGACCAGTTTGTCGGCCAGGCCAGCGTCATCGATGGCGACACCCTGGAGATACATGGAACGCGCATCCGGCTCTGGGGCGTCGATGCGCCGGAGAGCAGCCAGCTGTGCCGCGGCGAAGACAGTTTACAGTATCGTTGCGGCGCGCAGGCTGCGAACGGCCTCGACGCTTTCATTGCTGGCCGTCCTGTCAATTGCGTTCCGGTCAGCCTCGATCAATACGGCCGTACGGTCGCGACCTGTTCGGTCGGTGGCGCGGACCTTGGCGAATGGCTTGTGCTTCACGGTCTTGCGTTGGATTGGCCTCAATACTCGAAAGGCCGATATGGCGGAGTTCAGCGAAACGCCGAGCGCGCCGGTCGAGGGATCTGGAAGGGCAGTTATGTCGAACCGTGGCTCTACCGCGCCTGTGTCCGCGCGAACGGCAAGCCGGCCGCCTGCTCGGATGATGCAAACTCTCATCCGTGA
- a CDS encoding ArdC family protein, with amino-acid sequence MSRHHPRARAGEDRANLYDEITNKIIGELEAGRLPWVRPWGSAAAKPSLAMPQSAATGRRYSGINVLILWGAATERAFAGQSWLTFRQALSLGGHVRKGERGTTVVYADRFIPIDEKRRASETGDEAQAIPFLKRFTVFNTDQCADLPAEIATTAPPPPGLIEPQVEKLIKATGIEFRIGGNRAFYLPEEDYVQVPPPQAYFEPINWHRTALHELAHASGHPSRLNRDLSGGYGTKKYAFEELIAEISAAFSCASLGIVPTVRHADYIGSWLEVLREDNRAIVRAASQASKAADYLLGFLPESSVGMTIEAADLEAA; translated from the coding sequence ATGTCCAGACATCATCCTCGAGCGCGCGCCGGTGAGGACCGGGCAAACCTTTATGACGAAATCACCAACAAGATCATCGGTGAACTTGAGGCCGGCCGGCTGCCATGGGTACGGCCTTGGGGTAGTGCGGCGGCGAAGCCGTCTTTGGCCATGCCGCAAAGCGCGGCAACCGGCCGTCGTTACAGCGGCATCAACGTTCTGATCCTTTGGGGGGCTGCCACTGAACGCGCATTTGCCGGTCAGAGCTGGCTTACCTTCCGCCAGGCGCTCTCGCTCGGCGGTCATGTCCGTAAGGGCGAGCGCGGTACCACGGTCGTCTATGCCGACCGCTTTATTCCGATCGACGAAAAGCGGCGCGCCAGCGAAACTGGCGACGAAGCGCAGGCCATCCCGTTCCTCAAACGCTTCACGGTCTTTAATACCGATCAGTGCGCCGACCTGCCTGCGGAGATTGCAACAACCGCGCCGCCTCCGCCAGGCCTGATTGAGCCGCAGGTCGAAAAGCTCATCAAGGCAACTGGCATCGAATTTCGGATCGGCGGCAACCGCGCATTCTATCTGCCAGAAGAAGACTATGTGCAGGTGCCGCCACCGCAAGCCTATTTCGAGCCGATCAATTGGCATCGAACGGCCCTGCATGAGCTGGCGCATGCGAGCGGCCATCCGTCACGTCTTAACCGTGACTTGTCAGGCGGCTACGGTACCAAGAAGTATGCCTTCGAGGAGCTCATCGCGGAGATATCGGCTGCATTCAGTTGCGCTTCGCTCGGTATTGTGCCGACGGTGCGGCACGCCGACTATATCGGCTCCTGGCTTGAAGTGCTGCGCGAGGACAATCGCGCGATTGTGCGCGCTGCCTCCCAGGCCAGCAAAGCTGCTGATTATCTGCTTGGCTTTCTGCCGGAATCCTCTGTCGGCATGACGATTGAGGCTGCGGACCTGGAAGCGGCCTGA
- a CDS encoding ParB/RepB/Spo0J family partition protein: protein MTKAVQKITLSPSRDIPFNKLVLSQSNVRRVKAGVSIVQLAESIAQRTLLQSLNVRAVVDAEGKETGMFEVPAGGRRYRALELLVKQKRMAKTQAVPCVVREGGIAEDDSLAENDERVGLHPLDQFRAFQTLSSAGMSEEDIAARHFVTPAVVKQRLRLASVSPKLHDVYAEDGMALEQLMAFSVMADHTRQEQVWENVSRSGYDEPYQIRRMLTENTVRASDRRVQFIGLDVYEQAGGGVLRDLFEHDDGGWLQDVALLDRLATDKLKSEAETIAAEGWKWISVALEFPYGHTDRLRELEGKPVDLTAEEQATIDALNAEQAKLESEYQDADELPEEVDQRLGEIELALTVFEDRPVLYDPAGIAAAGVFVSIDSEGRLCVDRGYVRPEDETPAADCELERGTDASSTGGREAGASATRTAISVAGGSAEPGEDDEDPARPLPDRLIIELTAHRTLALRDALAENPAVAFQAVLHNFVLTAFYRFASTGSCLEIGLRTPTFPAQAPGLRESVSAKAVEVRHESWKARLPKSETDLWDALTALDGAAQASLFAHCASFAINALYEPANRYNEGRVSAHGVRTRLDQADVVARAVGLDLVQAGWRPTVDNYLGRVTKPRILEAVREAKGETSAQLIDHLKKADMAKEAERLLDGSGWLPEPLRLVDPGASPVEQEGEAAALPEFLADEEDPENAGDDDPQQLDAAE from the coding sequence ATGACGAAGGCTGTCCAAAAGATCACGCTGTCGCCCTCCCGCGACATTCCCTTCAACAAGCTGGTGCTCAGCCAGTCGAACGTCCGGCGGGTGAAGGCAGGCGTTTCGATCGTCCAGCTGGCCGAAAGCATCGCGCAACGTACACTCTTGCAAAGTCTGAACGTGCGGGCGGTTGTGGACGCGGAAGGCAAGGAGACCGGTATGTTCGAGGTGCCGGCCGGCGGCCGGCGTTATCGCGCGCTGGAGCTTCTCGTGAAGCAGAAGCGCATGGCGAAGACGCAAGCCGTTCCTTGTGTCGTGCGCGAGGGCGGCATCGCTGAAGACGACTCTCTTGCGGAGAATGACGAGCGAGTTGGGCTTCATCCGCTCGATCAGTTCCGAGCCTTCCAGACCTTGAGTTCCGCTGGCATGTCCGAGGAGGATATCGCGGCCCGGCACTTCGTGACGCCGGCTGTCGTGAAGCAACGCCTCCGGCTGGCGTCCGTGTCGCCAAAGCTGCACGATGTCTATGCCGAAGACGGCATGGCGCTCGAGCAGCTTATGGCTTTCTCGGTCATGGCGGATCATACGCGGCAGGAGCAAGTGTGGGAGAACGTCAGCCGATCCGGCTATGATGAGCCCTATCAGATCCGGAGGATGCTGACGGAGAATACGGTGCGGGCGTCCGATCGCCGCGTGCAGTTCATTGGGCTCGATGTTTACGAGCAGGCAGGCGGCGGCGTTCTGCGCGACCTGTTCGAGCACGATGATGGTGGCTGGCTTCAGGACGTTGCCCTGCTGGACCGCCTTGCTACCGATAAACTGAAGTCCGAGGCCGAGACGATCGCCGCGGAGGGGTGGAAATGGATTTCGGTCGCCCTCGAGTTCCCTTACGGCCACACCGATCGCCTGCGTGAGCTCGAAGGCAAACCTGTCGATCTCACCGCCGAGGAGCAGGCCACCATCGACGCCCTCAACGCCGAGCAGGCAAAGCTTGAATCCGAGTATCAGGATGCGGATGAACTGCCCGAGGAGGTCGATCAGCGTCTCGGCGAGATCGAGCTCGCGCTGACTGTGTTCGAAGACCGGCCTGTGCTCTACGATCCGGCCGGAATCGCGGCAGCCGGCGTCTTTGTCAGCATCGATTCCGAAGGACGGCTTTGTGTCGATCGAGGCTACGTCCGACCTGAGGATGAGACGCCTGCGGCCGATTGCGAGCTTGAGCGGGGCACCGATGCGTCATCGACTGGGGGACGGGAGGCTGGTGCTTCCGCAACGCGTACGGCGATATCGGTCGCCGGCGGATCGGCCGAACCGGGGGAGGATGATGAAGATCCGGCAAGGCCATTGCCGGACCGGCTCATCATCGAACTGACGGCGCATCGCACGCTGGCGTTGCGGGATGCGCTGGCAGAAAACCCGGCGGTCGCGTTCCAGGCAGTGCTGCACAATTTCGTGCTGACGGCCTTTTATCGGTTCGCATCGACCGGGAGCTGTCTTGAAATCGGGCTTCGCACGCCGACCTTTCCCGCTCAAGCCCCCGGGTTGAGGGAGAGCGTGTCTGCGAAAGCCGTCGAGGTGCGGCATGAGTCGTGGAAAGCACGATTGCCGAAGAGCGAGACCGATCTCTGGGACGCGCTCACTGCTCTCGATGGCGCCGCGCAGGCGTCCTTGTTTGCTCATTGTGCGTCATTCGCGATCAACGCCCTCTATGAGCCTGCCAACCGTTACAACGAGGGTCGCGTTTCCGCCCACGGCGTTCGCACGCGACTCGACCAGGCCGACGTCGTGGCGCGCGCAGTCGGGCTCGACCTGGTTCAGGCTGGGTGGAGACCCACGGTCGATAACTATCTCGGCCGTGTCACCAAGCCCCGAATCCTGGAAGCGGTTCGGGAAGCGAAAGGTGAAACTTCTGCGCAACTCATCGATCACCTGAAGAAGGCCGACATGGCTAAGGAGGCCGAGCGACTGCTCGATGGCTCTGGCTGGTTGCCAGAGCCGCTGCGTCTCGTCGACCCCGGTGCGTCGCCAGTGGAGCAGGAGGGTGAAGCAGCTGCGCTGCCAGAATTCCTCGCTGACGAAGAGGATCCGGAGAACGCCGGCGACGACGATCCACAACAGCTCGACGCGGCTGAGTAA